From a single Nicotiana tabacum cultivar K326 chromosome 8, ASM71507v2, whole genome shotgun sequence genomic region:
- the LOC107813834 gene encoding uncharacterized protein LOC107813834, whose protein sequence is MNSGNNYKPRRGNLFCDYCNYKGHTRDTCFKLHGYLTDFKMRKKTIGENASFAGTSKIFVTNEKVKDENWIVDSGATNHMVHTRELLDKINTYILGNAPKVYLPDGTSLDVECTGESRTGENSTVKNDLHSEKVNEIGKELEGLYNLQHQKLKAKAANVHLQKSTMQGEDLKATIYVINRLPLSVLSGKSSFEILYGRVPSLKHLRTIGCLCFAKVVGEKDKFAARSVGAMLMGYSLSQKGYTLYNILTNSFFINTYDDDASLSAMPPVADNHTADTQPSSPLPLFSEDTPAQQSPLSE, encoded by the exons ATGAATTCAGGGAACAATTATAAGCCTAGAAGAGGAAATCTATTCTGTGATTACTGCAACTATAAAGGACACACAAGAGACACTTGCTTCAAGCTGCATGGTTATCTAACTGATTTCAAAATGAGGAAGAAGACAATAG GTGAAAATGCAAGCTTTGCAGGTACATCTAAGATCTTTGTTACAAATGAAAAGGTTAAAGATGAGAATTGGATAGTAGACTCTGGTGCAACCAACCACATGGTTCACACCAGAGAGCTACTTGACAAGATAAACACATATATCCTAGGCAATGCACCAAAGGTATATTTACCTGATGGAACTTCACTTGATGTTGAATGTACCGGAGAGAGTAGAACTGGTGAAAATAGTACTGTTAAGAAT GACCTTCACAGTGAGAAGGTGAATGAGATTGGTAAGGAACTAGAAGGTTTGTACAACTTGCAGCATCAGAAACTTAAAGCCAAGGCTGCAAATGTACATCTTCAGAAATCGACTATGCAGGGGGAGGACTTAAAG GCAACCATTTATGTCATAAACAGGTTGCCTCTATCAGTGTTGTCAGGAAAATCATCTTTTGAGATATTGTATGGAAGAGTGCCATCTTTAAAACACCTGAGAACCATAGGGTGTCTATGCTTTGCTAAGGTTGTGGGAGAAAAGGATAAGTTTGCAGCTAGATCAGTTGGAGCTATGTTGATGGGATATTCATTATCCCAGAAGGGATACACACTGTATAACATTTTAACTAACTCTTTCTTT ATCAACACATATGATGATGATGCATCCCTTTCAGCAATGCCACCTGTTGCAGACAACCACACTGCTGATACACAACCTTCATCACCACTTCCTTTATTCTCTGAAGACACTCCAGCTCAGCAGTCACCTCTTTCAGAATAA
- the LOC142163029 gene encoding uncharacterized protein LOC142163029, translating to MANGEETSTGTSTTTNTDHHHPLYLQPCDTPGSSLISIQLIGSENYALWSRSMKIGLIGKKLLSGIVYKSSAHKVWTDLKDKYDKVDGSRIFFLHKEITTLSKGISSVSAYFSKLTDLWEEYDALMRCRGCDCPKSKSYFEHFEYLRLLQFLMGLNEICSQPRSQILMMSPVPTLNKAYSMIVSEES from the exons ATGGCGAATGGAGAAGAAACCTCAACTGGAACAAGCACAACAACAAACACAGATCATCATCATCCATTGTATTTACAACCATGTGATACTCCAGGTAGTTCCTTAATCTCTATTCAACTAATTGGATCTGAAAACTATGCATTGTGGAGTAGATCTATGAAAATAGGTCTAATTGGTAAGA AACTACTTAGTGGAATTGTCTACAAATCTAGTGCACACAAAGTCTGGACTGATCTGAAGGATAAGTATGATAAGGTTGATGGATCTCGCATCTTCTTCCTGCACAAGGAAATTACAACTTTATCGAAGGGAATTTCATCAGTTTCTGCATATTTCTCCAAATTGACAGACCTCTGGGAGGAATATGATGCCTTGATGCGCTGCCGTGGGTGTGACTGCCCAAAATCTAAGAGTTATTTTGAACATTTTGAGTATCTACGGCTGCTGCAGTTCCTTATGGGGCTAAATGAAATATGTAGCCAACCTAGGAGTCAGATATTGATGATGAGCCCTGTTCCTACACTTAACAAAGCATATTCCATGATAGTTTCTGAAGAAAGCTAA